A genomic stretch from Methanomassiliicoccales archaeon includes:
- a CDS encoding DUF749 family protein encodes MYKAHLVSITTAGSVPENLRGFVNFQAAYEGHDVDESEKVALLVIEGTASYVVIFLEREKSVEEIENRLALQKAEMTSDTRNAISRNIGARPVRQ; translated from the coding sequence TTGTACAAGGCACACCTCGTATCAATCACAACGGCAGGTAGCGTCCCAGAGAATTTGAGGGGATTCGTTAACTTTCAAGCAGCATACGAAGGTCATGATGTCGATGAGAGCGAGAAGGTTGCGCTGCTAGTCATCGAAGGGACTGCCTCATATGTCGTGATATTCCTTGAGCGAGAAAAGAGCGTTGAAGAAATTGAGAATCGACTTGCACTACAGAAAGCGGAGATGACCTCAGACACAAGAAATGCGATCTCAAGAAACATAGGCGCAA